TTAACTATTTGAAACATCACCTTGATCTGAGAACTCATTGCACTgcaaatgaaaaatggaaaaagacaaatacagtaaaacaacgTGTCTTCACAAATCTAACAccagtttaaaaaagaaacagataagaaaaagttttattcagatttattaaatgtttaatgtatttcaaCTACctaatttatagaaaatgtgGCCTTGCGTGGAAAAGCAACCCAGTCGCACAGGTTTATGCATCCATTAGCAGCTGCCAACAATGCTATCGATGGAAACCGTAACTCTGACTTTGGAGCTGGATCCTGTACCCACACTACTGAACAGACCAACCCTTGGTGGAGAGTGGACCTGTTGGAGTCCTACATTGTCACCTCTGTTACCATCACAAACCGAGGAGACAGCTGTGCAGAAAGGATCAACGGGGCAGAGGTTCACATTGGCGAGTCTTTACAAGACAATGGTGCTGCTAACCCAGTGTAAGTGTATAAAACAACTtattaaaaacaagattttcCCAGGACATTGTTTGGCAGGTGTTTTAATGCAGTGAAAAATACTCGTGATGGGTCAGGGAACATACTATAACCACTTCACTATTGCAGGCTGGTGAACAGTGCACTCTGCAGGGAGCAACATCAGGAAATAGTCACTTTCTCACCACTAGAGGCAAACAGGGTTTACGCTGCAGGGTTGAAAGAGGAAGCACTTGAGCACACTAGATTACACACACAATATCTAACCACCCTTAGCATTAAAACATGTCCTCTGTTACAGAAAGGTCCACCATGTCTTGGTGAGGTtgtacaacattaaaatgatttcttcAGATGCTTTGGATGGGAAGGTGTTTTATGGTGGCAGAGGAGAAAATGATAGTCAAaaaatgtctctgtctgtctctctcgctctctctaacAGGGCTGGTGTAATTCCTAATATCCCAGCAGGCAGGTCATTAACACTGACTTTTACCAGCCTATTGAAAGGACGTTATGTGACTGTGGTTCTGCCTGGTTTAAACAGGGTCCTTACACTCTGTGAAGTTGAAGTCTATGGATACCGTGCCCCAACTGGTAAGAACTGCATATAAGGCTGAAGCCACACAAAACGCCAATTTATACTCTTGAGAGCTAAGGTCACAGAAATAGGAAAATACTCCAAATGCATACAGTTAGTAACAGATCTCTCTTTGTAGTATCTACTGTATTTGGGCTAAACATGTCTTAATTCTCACAAGTAGAAAAGGTATCAAATGTTAAGAAACATGTAGAAATCATACACAACACCATTTTCAAACTTAGTTGCTAATTCCTGATTCCATTAGATCTCCAACCTTTGCTGCAGTTACGTCCTAAGGGGCAACAGTGTGCAAACAGTTGTAAAGTTGAGATTCACAACATGCCTCTAGTACATGTCTAGTAATGTCTCTAGTGCATACGAGAGACATCAGGATTCACAGGTAGCATCAAGTAAAGCCAGGTATGAGTGCTGATGTTTGCAACTGTGTCTTTTGTGCAGGAGAGAATTTGGCACTACAAGGAAAAGCAACACAGTCCTCACTACATGGCATAGGCATTCCATATAATGCCATCGATGGGAATCGTGCCAGCAACTGGGAGCAGGCTTCTTGCAGTCACACCAACTATGACTTCAGCCCCTGGTGGCGACTGGACCTGCGCAAAACCCACAAAGTATTTTCTGTTAGCTTAACCAACAGAGATGTTGTCTCAGAACGACTGAACGGACCCGAGATCCGTATTGGAGATTCTCTTGATAACAATGGCAACAACAATCCCAGGTATGTCACAGggcattaattaaattaaactactaCTATCAATAAGCGGGTGATTAATTCAAGATTCGAGAAACTTTAATAATTAAAGAGGGAAATCATTTTGCCGTGTTACAGTTTAAGCCATATCTGTCAGTTTGTTTAGAGTTTGTTTGAAGTAACGCTATTATACtgtgaaaaaagagaaggaaaaacaaaatcaaagacTATTGATTTGAAACATCTCAACATTAACTTCCATTCATTCAACTCAATTGTTTAACAAAACCCTTTTTCTCCTGACAGGTGTGCTGTGATCTCAAGCATTCCTGCAGGCCTTACTCAGAGCTTCCAGTGTAATGGGATGGATGGTCGCTATGTTAACATCGTCATTCCTGGAAGGGCAGAATACCTGACCCTGTGTGAGGTGGAGGTGTATGGCTCCACACTGGATTAAGTCTGGGGACattcagttttgtgtttcactgattCTCTCGCAATACGTCTGATGATTTtggttaatattaaaatactgtctATCATTATTTCCTGAAGTCAGTATTGTATACCTGCTTTAGTTTAGTCTGACTATTGTTCAGAAACTGCATTCCAACATTGTTAAGTCAGCTTC
This genomic stretch from Anabas testudineus chromosome 16, fAnaTes1.2, whole genome shotgun sequence harbors:
- the LOC113169431 gene encoding fucolectin-4-like; the encoded protein is MEHSSVLLLLLLLGSTYTYENVALRGKATQSHRFMHPLAAANNAIDGNRNSDFGAGSCTHTTEQTNPWWRVDLLESYIVTSVTITNRGDSCAERINGAEVHIGESLQDNGAANPVAGVIPNIPAGRSLTLTFTSLLKGRYVTVVLPGLNRVLTLCEVEVYGYRAPTGENLALQGKATQSSLHGIGIPYNAIDGNRASNWEQASCSHTNYDFSPWWRLDLRKTHKVFSVSLTNRDVVSERLNGPEIRIGDSLDNNGNNNPRCAVISSIPAGLTQSFQCNGMDGRYVNIVIPGRAEYLTLCEVEVYGSTLD